AGAGAATTGCAAGCACGGTCACGATGCGCGTAAGCGTAGAATCCTGCTGGAAGGCGCCGATAAAGATGTTGCTTTCGGCGATGAACCCGCTGAAACCCGGCAGACCAAGGCCTGCAAAGCCTGCGATAACAAAACCTACGCCGAGGAATGGGAGCTTGCGCATGATGCCGCCCATCTCGGTGATGTCACGGGTATGCGTGCGTTCGTAGATCATGCCGATGGTCGCAAAGAAAAGTCCCGTCAGGAATCCGTGAGAAATCATCTGGAGAGAGGCTCCGCGAAGTCCCACCGGAGTAAGCGCCGCGAGACCGAGGAAAATCAGGCCCAAGTGGCTAATGGAACTGTAAGCGGTAATGTACTTGAGGTCCTTGTGGCGCAGTGCAATGAAGGGGCCGAGAACCACGTTGAAAATCAGGAGCGCCACCACGTACGGGAGCCAGATCTTGGCTGCTTCCGGCATCAGGAACATCGCGACGCGAAGACAACCGTAAGCGCCCATCTTCATCATCACGCCGGCGGCAAGCATCGAGACTGCCGTCGGAGCGGCGGAGTGACCGTCCGGACTCCAGAAGTGGAACGGAAACAGGGAACTCGAAACGGCAAATCCCATGAACATAAGCGGGAACGCCCACATCTGGAAATCCATCGGGAGCGTCACCTTGGAAAGTTCGACAAGGCTGAAACTGTAGATCCCGCTTTCGAAGTAGAGTCCGAACAGCGTCGCCAAAATCATCGAGGAGCCGAACGCAAGGGTCAAGGTCAGCTTTTTACCGCCGTAGTCCTTGCGGCCCGAGCCGTAGCCCGCGATCATCAGGTACATGCAGAGTGCTTCCATTTCGTAGAACACGAAGAACAGCACCAGGTCCATGCTCATGAACACGCCGTAGACGCTCGTTGCCAGGAGCTGGATGAGCGCGAAGAAAACTTTCTGGTTGCCCTTGATGTTCCAGCTGACAAGAATGCCGCCCCAGACGATGACCGCCGTAAGGAACAGCAGGAACATGTTGAGTCCGTCCGCACCGACAATGTAGTGGGCGTTGAACATGTGAAGCCAGGGGATGTCCATGTAGTAGTGCAACAGGAGCGGGGCCGATTCCTTGGCGGCCGAATCCACTCCAAGCGTGTATAGCCTGTAAGTAAGGTAACCGACAAGCAGAAGGACGATCGTTCCCGATGCAGCGTGGATGGTCTTGAGGAGCGTTTCCTTTTGAGCGGAAATCGGAGCGCAGGCCAAAACCGTAATCAGCGGGAGGATCCAGATAAGGTTAAAAAGCAAAGTATCCATAGTTAAACCTTTCGCCTAGAAGGGGAGTTGTCCCAGGAAACGCCACAGCAATACGCCGATAATCAGCGTGCCCAGATAAAAACTCAGGTTGCCGCCCTGCGCGTAACGCACGAGGTCGCCCAACTTGTGGATGAACCAGATGCAGAATGCGAGGATCCCTTCGATAATGTAGTCCTGGATGAAACGGGCCACGCGGGCGATGCCGCCAATCACGAATTGACGCACCACGGCGTAGTACATTTCGTCGAAGTAGAACTTGTGGTAAACGACCTTGTAGAGTGCGCTGCGGTTGGATTCGTCGAGGGCGCGTTCCACTTTTGCCTTCGGGCTTGCGTAGAAGAACCAGGCG
The Fibrobacter sp. UWH4 DNA segment above includes these coding regions:
- a CDS encoding NuoM family protein yields the protein MDTLLFNLIWILPLITVLACAPISAQKETLLKTIHAASGTIVLLLVGYLTYRLYTLGVDSAAKESAPLLLHYYMDIPWLHMFNAHYIVGADGLNMFLLFLTAVIVWGGILVSWNIKGNQKVFFALIQLLATSVYGVFMSMDLVLFFVFYEMEALCMYLMIAGYGSGRKDYGGKKLTLTLAFGSSMILATLFGLYFESGIYSFSLVELSKVTLPMDFQMWAFPLMFMGFAVSSSLFPFHFWSPDGHSAAPTAVSMLAAGVMMKMGAYGCLRVAMFLMPEAAKIWLPYVVALLIFNVVLGPFIALRHKDLKYITAYSSISHLGLIFLGLAALTPVGLRGASLQMISHGFLTGLFFATIGMIYERTHTRDITEMGGIMRKLPFLGVGFVIAGFAGLGLPGFSGFIAESNIFIGAFQQDSTLTRIVTVLAILSITTTAVYILQTANRMLHGNMPAKYETLTDATFREKLVVVVLVLCLLLIGVFPGWIADMLDQSIAPIFEKINSTL